The genomic segment GTTCTAAAAGAACTCTACCCCGATGATGATCTTGCTCGGCTGATTTCATATTGGCAAAGCTGCCGCTTTATCTTCCGCTTTGATGACGGAGTTGACCCTGACCTTACTCCTGACATTCTTCGCATATTGGAGCGGGAAGGTGTATATGCAGTGTTTGCCATAACAGGCAGGCATGCCGAGCAATACCCCGATCTGGTACGCGAAGTTGCTGCACGCGGGCACCTTATCGTAAATCACAGCTACAGCCATCCCAATTTATTTTCGTTATTAACGGAAAAAAGACTGCGGGAAGAGATGGTAAAAACAAATCATATTTTACAAAATATTACCGGAAAACAACCGTATCTTTTTGCACCGCCTATCGGACACAGCAATATTTTTTTACGGAAAACCCTCCATTTGCAAAAAATGACTGCGTTAGGGTGGGATGTAAATTCACATGACGTGCTGCGCTTATCCGAATCAAAAAAACAGCGCTTTCTTGATTCTCTTTTAACCGCTCCAAAACCGGCTATTCTGTTGTTCCACGACGGTCTCTATGCTCCCGGCACTCCCCATAAAGCACAGACGTTGGAACTATTGGAAAAAGTATTCGCGCTGTTGCACAAGTTCTAAAAAAGATTGACTGTTTTTGATATTCAAGATAATTAATTAATCGAAAATCAATACTATTTTTTGGAGGTAACCAATAATGATCTATGATTATTCAGTGCAAGATGCACAAGGGAATGATGTCCCACTCAACCGATACAAGGGTAAAGTACTGCTTGTTGTAAATACGGCAACGGACTGCGGATTTACACCGCAGTATAAAGAACTGGAAGAAATATATAAAAAATACCACGCCAATGGTTTTGAAATAATCGATGTGCCGTGTAATCAATTTGGAGAACAGGCTCCCGGCACCGATGCGGAAATTCACCAATTCTGCACACTTCGTTATCACACAACATTTCCTCAAATGAAAAAATCGGATGTAAACGGTGAACATGCGTTGCCGCTTTTTACCTATCTAAAATCACAGAAGAAATTTGAAGGTTTCGGCGAAGGGAAGATGGCGGAAATGCTGAGTGATTTTATTCAAAAGATCGACAGCGATTATAAAAACAATCCCGAAATCAAATGGAATTTTACCAAGTTCGTTATTGCCCGGGACGGTACGGTCGTTGCCCGCTTTGAACCGCCTGCCCCTATGTCCGATGTTGCAGCATGTGTGGACAAGTGTGTGGTGGGGTAAGTAGATAACTTTTGAAAATATGCATATCGTTACACAAAAATAAATGTTGGATGTTATCATAGATACGACTTCGCTTTATTTTTGTTTGTGCTTTGTATTCGGCACCACTATTTGCAAAAGACTGAGTGAAAAGTTGTTTTTGTTTATGCAGCGGTGCCGAACTTATACAGTTTTTTAGCCCCCCCCTCTATTCTACCGGCGGGAGTAATCGTGCTTGCACAATTTTGACGTCTTTATTTTTCTTTGCAATATTCAAAACCGCTTCTTCAAGTTTACGTTTTTTCGCCGCTTTTTCGGAAGCAAAAAGTTCCAGCTGACTGTTATCGCTGCCTACATCCACCCCAATCCCGATAAGCCGGACGGACAGTGCCGTATCGAATCGGGAAAAAAACAATTGCTTCGCCCGCTCGTATAAATCCGCAGAATCGTTAATCAACGCCCCGCTCTGCTGTGCCGAAATGGTGGTAAAATCCGTATACCGTATTTTAATATGTACGGTGCGGCTTTGAATACGCTCATCAAGAATACGGCACATCAGTTCGGCGCTCAGCTGAAACAACACATCGGA from the Treponema medium genome contains:
- a CDS encoding polysaccharide deacetylase family protein, encoding MLKKIKRILHEKKEPLLAFAQEFKDVEHNYKDLSPRFLFGLFLIFISFVIGWGGPIVALWYGITHSTIAVPALVGTLAYGLGWVLTPIGLAITAKDNIYYLRYFTSKFILRLYNPLDFPSVMEILTPVFIAVLIVLWIIFKWSAPFQLSLVILVCIHQILLVISLLVPNIQLLSRTARGKDLEVLKELYPDDDLARLISYWQSCRFIFRFDDGVDPDLTPDILRILEREGVYAVFAITGRHAEQYPDLVREVAARGHLIVNHSYSHPNLFSLLTEKRLREEMVKTNHILQNITGKQPYLFAPPIGHSNIFLRKTLHLQKMTALGWDVNSHDVLRLSESKKQRFLDSLLTAPKPAILLFHDGLYAPGTPHKAQTLELLEKVFALLHKF
- a CDS encoding glutathione peroxidase, which gives rise to MMIYDYSVQDAQGNDVPLNRYKGKVLLVVNTATDCGFTPQYKELEEIYKKYHANGFEIIDVPCNQFGEQAPGTDAEIHQFCTLRYHTTFPQMKKSDVNGEHALPLFTYLKSQKKFEGFGEGKMAEMLSDFIQKIDSDYKNNPEIKWNFTKFVIARDGTVVARFEPPAPMSDVAACVDKCVVG